A window of Felis catus isolate Fca126 chromosome A3, F.catus_Fca126_mat1.0, whole genome shotgun sequence genomic DNA:
tgtgagtttgagccccgcattgggctctgtgctgacagctcagagcctggagcctgtttcagactctgtgtctccctctctctctgcccctctcctgctcatgctctgtctctctctctgtcaaaaataaataaaacataaaaaaaattttaatgcataaaatatagtagctccctcctcccctttaaGGAAGCTGCACAAAATGCCCCCTGAGaacttgccatttattttttttaatgttttatttatgtttgaaagagagagtgcaagcagggaggagcagagagggggggcCATAGGATCCAAaaccagctccacactgacagcagtgagcttttgtggggctccagctcacaaaccacaagatcctgacctgagctgaagttggatgctcaaccaactgagccacccaggcaccctagcaaCTAGccatttaaacattaattttcttcttctatcaTTCTTTTTAGCAAAGCATCTCTGAGTGCCTCCTGCGCATCAGACCACATGCTATATCATGTGGGTGAGAATTTTCTCCTCTGGTTTCTGTATCCTCCAATATCCTAGAGTcaggtccattttttttctatgtgtctATTACCCACTTTCTGTTACTTTAGCCCTAGATTAATTAACAATGATGAGTTGTTCAGATAGTTCAGTTTGACTGGGTTTTTTGCCTTGTCCAGGTCTTTCAGGTGCCACCAGAAGGCAGCACGAACATAGTTAGTAAAGATCTCATATCTATATTCTGCCACTTCTTAAAGGaagatgtctttttatttaatatacaatTAAACctgacctttttatttttcaaataataccCAATGTTAATGAGGACATGGGGGGAGGAGACACTGCTAAGTACTTTCAATGGAAGTGATCTTTGGGACGATTTGAAAACTCCATAGTTAAAGTCTTAAAATTGTTAATATCCTTTGCTCTAGCATTCTCCTTTCCCACAACCACTCTCCCACCCCCTGTCATTTCATTTAAGGGGATTATTGTGGCTGGGAGCAATTTTAGCTACCGGGACATTCAGGACAGCATTGCTTAAAATAACATAAACTAGAACCATGTAAAGGTCTATCAATAAGGGATTCAGATTGTATAATGGATTACTATATGGCTGTCAAAAAGGATATCgttgaaatgttttccaaataagTGGTATATATATCACAAGATGTGGTACATGGGACAATGTCAATGGTGTGTGGAAGGACACTGTTTCCATTTCGCTGTATCTGCTCCCATTTCCCAGAACCATCCTGGTTCATCATGGCCTCCTCCTAAACAGCTAGAAGGCTAAGAATTCCCACACCAACCCACActcttcttttctccatcatCCTTAggagctcagagagagagagagctttggAAAGCCTGTTCCAAAGCCCAGGTTTCATCCTGCCATCATGGCTCCAGCATCATTTCCTTCCTGCCCAGACCTTCCTCAGTCTAGCTGCCAGCTCTACCCTCATTGCCTTCAAGTCCCTTTTCACAGTATTTCCTGAAGCCTCCACTCTGCCCCTTCTTCTAAGCTCCAGGAGGTGGCAGTGAAGTAAGCCTCAAAGGATAGGGAGGAGTTggcctggcagagagagaggacatggaGGTATGTCTGAATAATAGAGACCAGGGCAAAAAAGAGAAACGTAGCAGGAAATGCACAGAGAACTAAAATCAGGTCAGTGGCACACAAGAGTAAATTGAGAAGCTTGTTCAGAGACACAGCCTATGGGTAGCAGGGACTTGATTACGAAGGACAGAGTATGATGTTCTACAGAGTTTAAATTTCACCCTGGAACTAAGTTTAAGAACTGATGAAGTCAAATCACAAAGTTTTGTAGAAAATGGATTTGTAGGGAGAGAGGTTGTTGAACCAACAGATATGAGACATAAGGGCTTGAGCTAGACTAGAGCAGAGGTAGGAAATAGAGAGGGGTCAGATTCAACATTATGTAGAACATCAAACTGACAGGACCTTGTGACTATGGACTATAGACCCACTGTAGGTTAGGTAAGGACCAGAATCACATCTGTCTCACAGCTGGTACCTCTTGTACCTAATACAGTGTATTGCACACAGATACTCAATGCATATTTCTTAATGAAGGAGTAATGTCTTAATGAACACTTAATGAAGTGAGCTAAGTTGGCATTACTGTGTATGTagcaaactcatttttaaaacaccatcAATTTTAAGACATACCAGTGATTTCTAACCTTTTGGGGGCAAGTAAGTATCAGAAGAGTTAAAATGCACAAAGACTGCAGAGCTTACCACCAAGTGGGagaattttttcccttccccttaaATATTGGTTGGCATTGTGATTTGATCCATGTTAGCCAACAGAATTCCTGATAccagaaggattaaatgagaagaaaagaatctCTGCTAATTCAATAATTAgcataaatttaaataatcactGATGACACATCTGTGAAATAATATGTAATTGAGGATTCctcaaaataaaagtagaatactatttaaacaaatttaatgaTTATGTAGAATTAACACTGTTGACAATGTCAACATGATTTGGAAGAAAAGATTTAGCATAGCTAAATATGAAgttaaaatcaattaaaagaatTATCTTATTTGGTATAATGAGACTATAAAATTGATTAGTTTCAGACAAAGTAAGAATATATAAGTACAAATAGGTTTATTGACTGAATTAGAATGTAAAGTTACAGGCCATAGCTATAGgcaatataaaagaataatataaaataaaatccagctaTATGAGacttataaaatacatacaaaaggAGCACCATATGCACAGATTGAAATTGAAGAGATAAAAAGTATATACCTTGTGAATCATGGGGCCAGCCCTGATtcaaggggaaggaaaataaacccTTCCACTTGATGGCTAGATCTTCACAGTCATTTTGCAAAGTGTGTGGTATGGGAACGCATAAAGACAAGAAAGGTTTTTGTAATTAATCTACCACACCATGAGAATTCTAATTGAAATAAGTAggtaaataggaagaaaaaaacccaggaaaatagggagaaaaaaaaacatatggaacATAAGAAGCAAATAGCAGATGGTTAGATATAAACCTAGCCATATCAATAAACACATTGAGTATAAATGGTCTAAACATTCCAATTAAATGCACAGGTTGTAAGattggataaaaaaacaagaatcgATTATATGTTGTCTAagagaaacccactttaaatataaaaacgcAGGTTAAAAGTGAAGCGGAAAATATATACTATGCTTAACAAtctaaagaaaactaaagtgGCATAGGAATATGAGAGGAATCAGATTTCAGAACAAAGATACTAAGGATAAAGAGGGTAACTGCGTAATGATATAAGGGTCAATTCGGTAAGAGGACATAATATTCTTTAATGTGTATGCAAATAACAACAGTGTTTCAAAATACCTGAAGcaaaaactgtgagaaatgaaaggacaaatggacaaattcaCAATTTTAGTTGGAGATTTTAACATTAATagacaaagtaaaaagaaaatcagtgaaggTATAGAATACCTGACCATTATCATCAATCAATTTGACCTATTTGccatttaataaaaattccacctaacaacagcagaatgcagtatcttttcaagtgcacacaaaAGAGTTACCAAGATAAGCCATATTCTAGAACACAAAACAAgtctctaaaaattttaaagaataaatcatAAGAAGTATGTGTTATGACCGCagtagaattaaattagaaatcaacaaacAGATATTTGGAAAAGCTCtaagtatttggaaattaaacacatGCTTCCAAATAAGAGTTAAGAAGAAACTAtgggggaaattagaaaatacattgaactaaatgaaaattatgaagcagcatataatatatcatataatatatatgatatatagcatataatatatgtaatataatatagcacattatatatatatgatacatagcatattatatatagcatataatataGCATGtatagcatataatatatatgataatagcatataatatatcaaaatttatgaaTCAAAGCTACAGCAGTGCTTTGAAGGAAATTTATATCATTAAATGCTTTCAATTTAATATTATAAACTTTtactttaagataataaaaaagtgaattaaatgaattaaattcatAGGTAttaggaaggaaatagtaaacatcagagcagaaatcaataaaacagaaaataaataacaaagaataaGCAGTGAAACTAAAACCTGGTTCAttgaaaagaccaataaaactGGCAAAACTCCCacaagtctgactcttgatcagtCAGACTGATCAAGTATAtaagaaagaagatacaaataagaaAGGATAAATGTGACAACACTACAAATACTACATagtttaaaataaaggaatactaGGAACAATTTGtgctatttatatgaaattgacaaattccttgaaagacaaacTACCAAAGATCACTCAAGAGAAACTGATAGCATGACTAGCCCTAGGCCATGTAAATAAATTGCATTTGTAGATTAAAActtcccccaaaagaaaattctagatcCATAAGTTTCCCATGATGGATGATACCAAACATTTTAGTAAGAAATAATAtcaatcttggggcacctgcgtggctcagctggttaagcctcagacattgtcttaggtcatgatctcctggtttgtgagttctctGCTATCAGCAGCAAGCCTCCTTTGGACAGGGgtgtccttgtctctctgcctctcccctgcccatgctcactgtctctctcaaaaatgaataaacatttaaaaaaaataccaatcttATGTAAAATCTTCCCCCAAATAGAAGAGAATATGCTTAACAACTTATTTTATGAGGTAAGCATTACCTTAATACCAAAATGAGATAAAGCCATTAGAAAACAACTACAAATCCAAATCCTTCAcaaacatgaatgcaaaaatccctaacaaaatattagcatatcAAGTCCAGAAATATATAAAGGGAAACTGCCACATGGGATTTATCTTgggaatgcaaagttggttttaaaagttaaaaatctattgaggcacctaggtggctgagtcagttgattGTCTGGCTCTTGATTGCTGCTCAAGacacaatctcatggttggtgagatcgagccccacattgggctctctgctgacagccctggaggctgcttgagattctctgtctccctctctctctgcccctcccccgctcatgcacatacatgctctatctctctctctctcaaaataaataaataaacattgaaaataagtaaatatcaaTGTATTTCACCAAATCAATAAATTAAGGTagaaaaaccatataatcattttaataaaggCAGAAAATCCATTGACAAAATTCACCtcccattcatgatgaaaactccAAATCAGGAATAGAGTGGAACTTCCTCAATttgataaaaagcatctgcagcTAATATCAAACTTGATGATAAAAGACTGAATATATTCTTCATAAGGtcagaaaaaaaggcagagacaTTCATGCttcccatttttattcatgattgtACTGCAGGTTCTACCCAGCTTAatagagcaagaaaaagaaataaatgcatccatatatggaaaaaaagaagtaaagctgTCTATGGAATCCACAAATGAAccattagaatttaaaaaatcaagtttggTGCTTCCACCCCAGGAGCCATTAAGGACTAGCAACCATGGCTCTACACTATCCTATGGCCCTGGGCCTCACCAAGGGCCACAAGGTGACCAAGAACGTGAGCAAGCTGAGGCATAGCCACCACCACCAGAGCCTTACCAAGCACTCCAAGTTCCAGCAGCACAGGATCTTAGAGGTGTGCAGCAAGCCCCGTATGAGCGGCCATAGAGCCATGGAGCCATGGCCATGGAGCCATGGCAATCCATGAATCAGCTCAAGGTCTCCAAGGACAGGCTCTCTCTCAAGTTCATCAAGAAAAGGGTGGGGACACACATCCCTGCCAAGAGCAAGAGAGATTTGCTGTGCAAAGTCCTGGTAGCCATGCAGAAAGTTGCAGCTAAGAAGGACTGAACCCCTCCCCTCTGTATGTAATAAagcctttttggaaaaaaaagaacaatcaagTTTGGCAAATATCAGAATACAaagtcaatataaaaaataaattctgtgtaTTAGCACTGAACAATtagaaactgaaaatttaaatatttatagtagcatcaataatatgaaatacttagagataagtttaacaaaatatatgtaataccTGTATactagaaattataaaactgtttctgaaagaaattaaagacctaaataaatgatgaggggcgcctgggtggctcagttggttaagggtctgacttttggttttggctcaggtcatgatctcatggttcatgagatccaggcccgctgtgctctgcgctgacagtgtgctctgtgctgagagcaattaaaaagaatgaaatcttgccatttgcaacaacatggatgaaactagaatgtattatactaagcaaaataagtcaaatagcatatgatttcactcatgtggaatttaagaaacacaacagatgaacatagggaaagggaaaaataagagactcttaaacacagagaacaaactgagggttgctggaggggaggttggcggggatgggctaaacaggtgttgagcattaaggaggacatttgttgggatgagcactgggtaatctatgtaagtgatgaatcactgcgttctactcctgaaaccaagactaaactgtatgttaactaacttgaattgaaatgaattaattaaaaaaaaaaagagggtcacttttgacaatggaatactattta
This region includes:
- the LOC123384228 gene encoding LOW QUALITY PROTEIN: 60S ribosomal protein L36-like (The sequence of the model RefSeq protein was modified relative to this genomic sequence to represent the inferred CDS: inserted 1 base in 1 codon; substituted 1 base at 1 genomic stop codon) codes for the protein MALHYPMALGLTKGHKVTKNVSKLRHSHHHQSLTKHSKFQQHRILEVCSXAPYERPXSHGAMAMEPWQSMNQLKVSKDRLSLKFIKKRVGTHIPAKSKRDLLCKVLVAMQKVAAKKD